One stretch of Callospermophilus lateralis isolate mCalLat2 chromosome 11, mCalLat2.hap1, whole genome shotgun sequence DNA includes these proteins:
- the LOC143409451 gene encoding asialoglycoprotein receptor 1, with protein sequence MTKEYQDLQHLDNEENDHHQLRRGLPPSQPFLQRLCSGPRLLLLSLSLSLLLLVVVCVIGSQNSQLKEELKALSKTFSNFTVSTEAEVKALSTQGGNVGRKMKLLESQLEKQQQDLSEEHSSLLLHVKQFVSDLRSLSCQMAVLQGNDSVRTCCPINWVEHEGSCYWFSSSGRPWPEADKYCQLENSHLVVITSWKEQKFVQHHMGPLNTWMGLTDQNGPWKWVDGTDYETGFKNWRPDQPDDWYGHGLGGGEDCAHFTPDGRWNDDFCQRPYRWVCETELGKIN encoded by the exons ATGACGAAGGAATATCAAGATCTTCAGCACCTGGACAATGAGGAGAATGACCATCATCAGCTCCGAAGAG GGTTACCTCCTTCTCAGCCTTTTTTGCAGCGGCTCTGCTCCGGACCCCGCCTCCTCCTGCTCTCCTTGAGTCTCAGCCTTCTGTTGCTGGTGGTTGTCTGTGTGATTGGATCCCAAA ACTCCCAGCTGAAGGAGGAGTTGAAGGCCCTGAGTAAGACCTTCAGCAACTTCACAGTGAGCACTGAGGCTGAGGTCAAGGCCCTGAGCACCCAGG GAGGCAATGTGGGAAGAAAGATGAAGTTGCTGGAGTCCCAGCTGGAAAAACAACAGCAGGACCTGagtgaag AACACTCCAGCTTGCTGCTCCACGTGAAGCAGTTTGTATCTGACTTGAGAAGCTTGAGCTGTCAGATGGCTGTCCTCCAGGGCAATG ACTCTGTAAggacctgctgccccattaactgGGTGGAACATGAAGGTAGTTGCTACTGGTTCTCCAGCTCTGGGAGGCCCTGGCCGGAGGCTGACAAGTACTGCCAGCTGGAGAACTCTCATCTGGTGGTGATCACCTCCTGGAAGGAGCAG AAATTTGTCCAGCACCACATGGGCCCTTTGAACACCTGGATGGGTCTAACAGATCAAAATGGCCCTTGGAAATGGGTGGATGGGACTGACTATGAGACAGGCTTCAA GAACTGGAGACCAGATCAGCCAGATGACTGGTACGGACATGGGCTGGGAGGAGGCGAGGACTGTGCCCACTTCACCCCTGATGGCCGTTGGAATGATGACTTCTGCCAGAGGCCCTACCGCTGGGTCTGTGAGACAGAGCTGGGCAAAATCAACTAG